Proteins from a genomic interval of Cucumis melo cultivar AY chromosome 7, USDA_Cmelo_AY_1.0, whole genome shotgun sequence:
- the LOC103492902 gene encoding biotin carboxyl carrier protein of acetyl-CoA carboxylase 2, chloroplastic has protein sequence MASFTIPCPKASTLPGFGSSARKNWHHNHINPNLSLNRLFKDSFLVGSSFVDSPLSGTEWPNKKKSTGLVVYALKEVVVGKTSNSAPAIASTPGNGPSGGKVESAVTVSDQSYLPDEPSISTFMSQVSDLIKLVDSRDIMELQLKQQDCEIVIRKKEAIQPPIPTQAPSPYIALPPPHVLTTVAPPPTPAAAPTATSTARASPLPAPKTGGLYPPLKCPMAGTFYRSPAPGEPPFVKVGDKVQKGQVICIIEAMKLMNEIEADQSGTIAEILAEDGKPVSLDTPLVVIVP, from the exons ATGGCCTCCTTCACTATCCCATGTCCCAAGGCTTCCACTCTTCCCGGTTTCGGCTCCAGTGCTCGCAAGAATTGGCATCACAACCACATTAACCCCAATCTTTCTCTTAATCGCCTCTTCAAGGATTCCTTTTTGGTTGGATCTTCTTTTGTCGACTCCCCACTTTCTGGGACTGAG TGGCCAAACAAGAAAAAGTCTACTGGTTTGGTTGTGTATGCACTTAAAGAG GTGGTTGTTGGAAAAACTTCAAATTCTGCACCAGCGATTGCCTCTACACCTGGGAATGGTCCATCTGGAGGAAAAGTCGAGTCTGCAGTCACAGTTTCTGATCAAAGTTACCTTCCAGATGAGCCGTCAATTTCTACATTCATGAGCCAAGTTTCAGATCTCATCAA ACTTGTTGATTCAAGAGACATTATGGAACTGCAACTGAAACAACAAGATTGCGAAATTGtaataagaaaaaaggaagcTATACAACCACCAATACCCACACAGGCTCCAAGTCCATACATAGCATTGCCACCACCTCATGTGCTTACCACGGTTGCACCTCCACCGACCCCGGCAGCTGCACCTACAGCTACTTCTACTGCTCGTGCAAGTCCTCTTCCTGCACCAAAAACAGGTGGTTTGTATCCACCTTTGAAATGCCCCATGGCCGGAACATTTTATAGAAGCCCTGCTCCAGGAGAGCCTCCATTTGTTAAG GTTGGCGATAAAGTGCAGAAAGGCCAAGTGATATGTATAATTGAAGCCATGAAGTTAATGAATGAGATTGAG GCTGATCAATCTGGAACCATAGCTGAAATATTGGCTGAAGATGGTAAACCAGTCAGCTTAGACACG CCTCTTGTTGTGATTGTACCTTGA